The Methanofervidicoccus sp. A16 genome has a segment encoding these proteins:
- the trpB gene encoding tryptophan synthase subunit beta, translated as MRFGEYGGQYVPEVLKPPLKELEKAYKKYKDDPEFKAELDYYLKNYAGRETPLYFAKNLTEKIGGAKIYLKREDLLLGGAHKINNSIGQALLAKKMGKTRLIAETGAGEHGLSTAMAGALFKMKTRIYMGSIDIERQKLNVYKMKLHGAEVYPVESGSKTLKDAINEALRDWVETFEYTHYLIGSVVGPHPYPTMVRDFQSVIGREAKRQILEIEGRLPDCIVACVGGGSNAIGIFHEFIDDKEVRLIGVEAAGEGLDTDKHAATLLKGKKGILHGMCSYFLQNEDGQIKTTHSISAGLDYPGVGPEHAYLKDIGRVEYVGITDEEALNAFLELSRTEGIIPALESSHALAHAMKIAKDMDKDEIIIVNLSGRGDKDLHTVMSHLEFK; from the coding sequence ATGAGATTTGGAGAGTACGGGGGACAGTACGTTCCAGAGGTACTTAAACCCCCTCTAAAAGAACTGGAAAAGGCTTACAAGAAGTACAAAGACGACCCTGAATTCAAGGCAGAACTAGACTACTACTTAAAGAACTACGCCGGTAGGGAGACACCTCTCTACTTCGCCAAAAACCTTACAGAGAAGATAGGAGGGGCTAAGATATATCTAAAGAGGGAGGATCTACTCCTTGGAGGTGCCCATAAGATAAACAACAGTATAGGGCAGGCTCTTCTGGCAAAGAAGATGGGGAAAACACGATTGATAGCAGAGACTGGTGCAGGGGAGCATGGATTATCTACCGCCATGGCTGGGGCCCTCTTCAAGATGAAAACTAGGATATACATGGGAAGTATAGATATAGAGAGGCAGAAGTTAAACGTATATAAGATGAAACTCCATGGGGCAGAGGTGTATCCAGTAGAATCTGGTTCAAAAACATTAAAAGACGCCATTAACGAGGCTTTAAGGGACTGGGTGGAGACCTTCGAATATACCCACTATCTAATAGGTTCCGTTGTAGGGCCCCATCCATACCCTACAATGGTTAGGGACTTTCAATCTGTCATAGGGAGGGAGGCTAAGAGGCAGATATTGGAGATAGAGGGAAGACTACCTGACTGTATCGTCGCCTGTGTTGGAGGAGGGAGTAATGCCATAGGTATCTTTCATGAGTTTATAGACGATAAGGAGGTTAGACTCATTGGAGTGGAGGCTGCTGGAGAGGGGCTAGATACAGATAAACATGCCGCCACCTTACTTAAGGGTAAGAAAGGTATACTTCATGGTATGTGCTCCTACTTCCTTCAGAATGAGGATGGACAGATAAAAACCACTCACAGTATCTCTGCAGGGCTGGACTATCCTGGGGTGGGACCTGAACATGCCTATCTCAAGGATATAGGTAGGGTGGAGTACGTAGGAATAACAGACGAGGAAGCTCTAAATGCTTTCTTGGAACTCTCTAGAACTGAGGGCATAATTCCAGCCCTTGAGTCTTCTCACGCCCTCGCCCATGCAATGAAGATAGCGAAGGATATGGATAAGGATGAGATCATTATAGTAAATCTCTCAGGTAGGGGAGACAAGGATCTACATACTGTAATGAGTCATTTAGAATTTAAATAA
- the trpA gene encoding tryptophan synthase subunit alpha, whose translation MEKKLVSFIVAGDPKVEATLRFMKALSKYSDIIELGIPFSDPMADGETIQRANVRALKGGMKVSKVFDIIKEFRKYSSIPVVVMTYYNPVFNMGVENFIRRLKEAGGDGLIVVDLPVEEAENYLSICKKYNIGTVFLAAPNTSEERLREIDRACTMFLYLVSLYGTTGVREDISTLALDFLKRAKKICKNPIYVGFGVSKKEHAKRFIEAGADGVVVGSAYVKIIEKYGDSEETVKKLEEKCKELKEGVLEGSKG comes from the coding sequence ATGGAGAAGAAGTTAGTTAGTTTTATAGTTGCAGGGGATCCAAAGGTAGAGGCAACACTGAGGTTTATGAAGGCTCTAAGTAAGTACTCAGATATAATAGAGTTGGGTATACCGTTCAGTGATCCCATGGCAGATGGGGAGACTATTCAGAGGGCAAATGTTAGGGCGTTAAAGGGTGGGATGAAGGTTTCCAAGGTTTTTGACATTATAAAAGAGTTTAGGAAGTATTCTAGTATTCCTGTAGTTGTGATGACATACTATAACCCTGTATTTAACATGGGAGTGGAGAACTTTATAAGGAGGTTGAAGGAGGCTGGAGGTGATGGATTAATAGTGGTGGATCTACCTGTAGAGGAGGCAGAGAATTATCTCTCCATTTGTAAGAAGTACAATATTGGTACAGTGTTCCTTGCTGCTCCTAATACCTCTGAGGAGAGGTTGAGAGAGATAGATAGGGCATGTACTATGTTCCTCTACTTAGTCTCACTCTACGGTACTACAGGGGTTAGGGAAGATATCTCCACCTTGGCTCTAGACTTTTTAAAGAGGGCTAAGAAGATATGTAAAAATCCTATCTATGTTGGATTTGGAGTATCAAAGAAGGAGCATGCTAAGAGATTTATTGAGGCTGGAGCAGATGGGGTTGTTGTAGGGAGTGCCTATGTGAAGATAATCGAGAAGTACGGTGATTCCGAGGAAACTGTAAAAAAACTTGAGGAGAAGTGTAAGGAGTTGAAAGAGGGGGTTTTAGAGGGAAGTAAGGGATAA